In Azospirillum sp. TSA2s, one genomic interval encodes:
- a CDS encoding 2-hydroxyacid dehydrogenase: protein MKPEILLVEPMMPAIEQALDAAYTVHRLSAAPDRDRLIAEVADRVRAVVTGGGTGVKKAVVEALPNLGIVTINGVGTDAVDLEHARGRGVRVTNTPDVLTDDVADLAIGLMIAASRRMMVGDRFVRAGNWPKGKLPLARKVSGKRLGVLGLGRIGEAIAKRAEAFGMTIAYTNRKPRDGVSYRFVASPVDLARESDILIVAASAGADARNMVGRAVLDALGPEGLLINVARGSVVDEPELLAALTEGRIGGAGLDVFADEPNVPEGFYGLDNVVLQPHQASATVETRMAMGQLVLDNLEAFFAGRPLPTAVV, encoded by the coding sequence ATGAAGCCCGAAATCCTGCTGGTCGAACCCATGATGCCCGCCATCGAGCAGGCGCTGGATGCGGCCTACACCGTCCACCGCCTGTCCGCGGCCCCCGACCGCGACCGGCTGATCGCCGAGGTCGCCGACCGGGTGCGCGCCGTCGTCACCGGCGGCGGGACCGGCGTGAAGAAGGCGGTGGTCGAGGCGCTGCCCAATCTCGGGATCGTCACCATCAACGGCGTCGGCACCGACGCGGTCGATCTGGAGCATGCCCGCGGCCGCGGCGTGCGGGTGACCAACACGCCGGACGTGCTGACCGACGACGTCGCCGACCTCGCCATCGGGCTGATGATCGCCGCCTCGCGCCGGATGATGGTGGGCGACCGCTTCGTCCGCGCCGGAAACTGGCCGAAGGGCAAGCTGCCGCTCGCCCGCAAGGTCAGCGGCAAGCGGCTGGGCGTGCTGGGTCTGGGACGCATCGGCGAGGCCATCGCCAAGCGCGCGGAAGCCTTCGGCATGACCATCGCCTACACCAACCGCAAGCCGCGCGACGGCGTGTCCTACCGCTTCGTCGCCTCGCCGGTCGATCTGGCGCGCGAGAGCGACATCCTGATCGTCGCCGCCTCGGCCGGGGCGGATGCCCGCAACATGGTCGGCCGCGCCGTGCTGGACGCGCTGGGGCCGGAGGGGTTGCTGATCAATGTCGCCCGCGGCAGCGTGGTGGACGAGCCGGAGCTGCTGGCCGCCCTGACCGAGGGCCGGATCGGCGGCGCCGGGCTGGACGTCTTCGCCGACGAGCCGAACGTGCCGGAAGGCTTCTATGGCCTCGACAACGTCGTCCTGCAGCCGCATCAGGCCAGCGCCACGGTGGAAACGCGGATGGCGATGGGCCAGCTGGTGCTGGACAATCTGGAAGCCTTCTTCGCCGGCCGGCCGCTGCCGACCGCCGTGGTGTGA
- a CDS encoding amino acid ABC transporter ATP-binding protein, translated as MAMASEPTRDGVAPAMSADVVIRMEGVQKWYDHFQVLKDIDLEVHRGERIVICGPSGSGKSTLIRCINQLERHQKGRITVNGVELGPHHRQLDTVRREVGMVFQSFNLFPHLTVLENCMLAPMKVRGTTKAEAKATAIRYLERVRIPEQADKYPGQLSGGQQQRVAIARSLCMNPKVMLFDEPTSALDPEMVKEVLDTMIGLAEDGMTMLCVTHEMGFAKSVAHRVIFMDRGEIVEQNTPEAFFTDPKSERTRSFLGQILAH; from the coding sequence ATGGCAATGGCGTCTGAGCCGACGCGCGACGGCGTCGCGCCCGCGATGAGCGCGGATGTCGTCATCCGCATGGAAGGCGTCCAGAAATGGTACGATCATTTCCAGGTGCTGAAGGACATCGACCTGGAGGTCCACCGGGGTGAGCGCATCGTCATCTGCGGCCCGTCCGGATCGGGCAAATCGACCCTGATCCGCTGCATCAACCAGCTGGAACGCCACCAGAAGGGCCGGATCACCGTCAACGGCGTCGAACTCGGCCCGCACCACCGCCAGCTCGACACCGTCCGGCGCGAGGTCGGCATGGTGTTCCAGAGCTTCAACCTGTTCCCGCACCTGACCGTGCTGGAGAACTGCATGCTGGCGCCGATGAAGGTGCGCGGCACGACCAAGGCCGAGGCGAAGGCCACCGCCATCCGCTATCTGGAGCGGGTGCGCATCCCCGAACAGGCCGACAAATACCCCGGCCAGCTGTCGGGCGGCCAGCAGCAGCGCGTCGCCATCGCGCGGTCGCTGTGCATGAACCCGAAGGTGATGCTGTTCGACGAGCCGACCTCCGCGCTGGATCCGGAGATGGTGAAGGAGGTGCTCGACACCATGATCGGGCTGGCGGAAGACGGCATGACCATGCTGTGCGTGACGCACGAGATGGGGTTCGCCAAGTCGGTCGCCCACCGCGTGATCTTCATGGACCGCGGCGAGATCGTCGAGCAGAACACGCCGGAGGCGTTCTTCACCGATCCGAAATCGGAGCGGACCCGAAGCTTCCTGGGCCAGATCCTGGCGCACTAA
- a CDS encoding transporter substrate-binding domain-containing protein, which yields MAFTVTRRLVVAGALMSAAIGLTATAHAQSVEEIKGKGKLTIGMLVDFPPFGITNSEGKPDGYDADVAKLMAKHMGVPVDIVPVTGPNRIPYLLTGKVDVLVASLGVTPERAKQVAFSEPYAAIEIGLLAPQKSAVKKPEDLSGKSVGVARASTQDQSLSAVAPKDARIMRFDDDASAVQALLSGQVDALGVSNVVAQQIKTMAPQANYEMKFVLKSQVQGIALRQGQDKLMGWVNGFLDTVKKNGELNAIHQKWLGTDLPAAVTASKS from the coding sequence ATGGCCTTCACCGTCACCCGCCGCCTCGTCGTCGCCGGCGCCCTGATGTCCGCCGCTATTGGCCTCACCGCCACCGCGCACGCCCAGAGCGTCGAGGAGATCAAGGGCAAGGGCAAGCTGACCATCGGCATGCTGGTCGACTTCCCTCCCTTCGGCATCACCAATAGCGAAGGCAAGCCGGACGGCTATGACGCCGACGTCGCCAAGCTGATGGCCAAGCACATGGGCGTGCCGGTCGACATCGTGCCGGTGACCGGGCCGAACCGCATCCCCTACCTGCTGACTGGCAAGGTCGACGTGCTGGTCGCCTCGCTCGGCGTCACGCCGGAGCGCGCCAAGCAGGTCGCCTTCTCCGAGCCCTATGCGGCGATCGAGATCGGGCTGCTCGCCCCGCAGAAGTCGGCGGTCAAGAAGCCGGAAGACCTGTCGGGCAAGAGCGTCGGCGTCGCCCGCGCCAGCACGCAGGACCAGTCGCTGAGCGCGGTGGCGCCCAAGGATGCCCGCATCATGCGCTTCGACGACGACGCCAGCGCCGTGCAGGCCCTGCTGTCCGGTCAGGTCGATGCGCTGGGCGTCAGCAACGTGGTGGCGCAGCAGATCAAGACGATGGCGCCGCAGGCCAATTACGAGATGAAGTTCGTGCTGAAGAGCCAGGTGCAGGGCATCGCCCTTCGCCAGGGCCAGGACAAGCTGATGGGCTGGGTCAACGGCTTCCTCGACACCGTGAAGAAGAACGGCGAGCTGAACGCCATCCATCAGAAGTGGCTGGGCACCGACCTGCCGGCGGCCGTCACCGCCAGCAAGTCCTAA
- a CDS encoding amino acid ABC transporter permease, giving the protein MIRAFGYNEFLFLLSAVQWTLMLSVIAFIGGGIVGLFVALGRTSDVKPLRLLATGYIQVFQGTPLLMQLFLVFFGATVIGIDMSPWVAAAVGLTLNTSAFLGEIWRGCIQSVPRGQWEAASALGLRYPGLMRYVILPQAVKVAVPPTVGYLVQVIKGTSLAAIIGFVELTRAGQIVNNATFQPFLVFSIVAAIYFALCWPLSLLSQRLEARYAAPSR; this is encoded by the coding sequence ATGATCCGCGCATTTGGATACAACGAATTCCTGTTCCTGCTCAGCGCCGTGCAATGGACGCTGATGCTGTCGGTCATCGCCTTCATCGGCGGCGGCATCGTCGGGCTGTTCGTGGCGCTGGGCCGCACGTCCGACGTGAAGCCGCTGCGCTTGCTGGCGACCGGCTACATCCAGGTCTTCCAGGGCACGCCGCTGCTGATGCAGCTGTTCCTCGTGTTCTTCGGCGCCACCGTGATCGGCATTGACATGAGCCCGTGGGTCGCCGCGGCGGTCGGGCTGACGCTGAACACCAGCGCCTTCCTGGGCGAGATCTGGCGCGGCTGCATCCAGTCGGTGCCGCGCGGCCAGTGGGAGGCGGCGTCGGCGCTCGGCCTGCGCTATCCCGGCCTGATGCGCTACGTGATCCTGCCGCAGGCGGTGAAGGTCGCCGTGCCGCCGACCGTGGGATATCTGGTCCAGGTGATCAAGGGCACCTCGCTGGCCGCCATCATCGGCTTCGTCGAGCTGACCCGTGCCGGGCAGATCGTCAACAACGCCACCTTCCAGCCCTTCCTGGTCTTCAGCATCGTCGCCGCGATCTATTTCGCGCTGTGCTGGCCGCTGTCGCTGTTGAGTCAGCGTCTGGAAGCCCGCTACGCCGCGCCTTCCCGTTAA
- a CDS encoding amino acid ABC transporter permease: MTYDFQFDAVFASWDYLLDGAWLTVRLSFGAMAIGLVIAIVCALGKTSGPKPVRWLINAYIEVIRNTPFLVQIFLIFFGLPSIGLRLSPDVAALIAMVVNVGAYATEIIRAGIESIHKGQIEAGLALGLRPLQVFRYVVLKPALRTVYPALTSQFILLMLSSSVVSAISADELTSVANNIQSQTFRSFEIYIVVTGIYLVLALMFSALFAGIYRLAFAYTVDRR; this comes from the coding sequence GTGACCTACGATTTTCAATTCGACGCGGTGTTCGCGTCGTGGGATTACCTGCTCGACGGCGCCTGGCTGACCGTCAGGCTGTCGTTCGGCGCCATGGCCATCGGCCTGGTGATCGCCATCGTCTGCGCGCTGGGCAAGACCTCCGGGCCCAAGCCGGTGCGCTGGCTGATCAACGCCTATATCGAGGTCATCCGCAACACGCCCTTCCTGGTGCAGATCTTCCTGATCTTCTTCGGGCTGCCGAGCATCGGCCTCAGGCTGTCGCCGGATGTGGCGGCGCTGATCGCGATGGTCGTCAATGTCGGCGCCTATGCCACCGAGATCATCCGCGCCGGCATCGAATCCATCCACAAGGGCCAGATCGAAGCCGGGCTGGCGCTGGGGCTGCGGCCGCTGCAGGTCTTCCGCTATGTCGTGCTGAAGCCGGCGCTACGCACGGTCTATCCGGCGCTGACCAGCCAGTTCATCCTGCTGATGCTGAGTTCGAGCGTGGTGTCCGCCATCTCCGCCGACGAGCTGACGTCGGTCGCCAACAACATCCAGTCGCAGACCTTCCGCAGCTTCGAGATCTACATCGTGGTGACCGGCATCTATCTGGTGCTGGCGCTGATGTTCTCGGCGCTGTTCGCCGGCATCTACCGGCTGGCCTTCGCCTATACCGTTGACCGGCGCTGA
- a CDS encoding MFS transporter has protein sequence MTAGTSAVRSTAAVSSLVPARMDRLPWARFHWMVVVGLGVSWILDGIEIQLISASGYKETLGMSSAEVGFAGTVYLMGQVVGALVFGRLTDRWGRKKLFITTLALYLIASGIAGFAWTPWFLYVWRFIAGMGIGGEYAAVNSAIDELIPARFRGRVDIAINGTYWGGAMIGAVGSVFLLDHSLVPENLGWRIAFFIGPLLGLIIIYLRRHIPESPRWMVTHGMEDEAERIVDDIEASVRAQGKALAPVDPKRAMHIIPEDHVSWAQLVDVFFRQYPSRTFLGVTMMVTQSFLYNAIFFTYALVLQNFYHLDPSQTALYFFPFAAGNLIGPLLLGPLFDTVGRRRMIFGTYLLAGVVLLVSAFLFRQGVLTANTHTIFWCVSFFFASAGASSAYLTVSEIFPLEVRAQAISYFFAIAQVVGSTGPLLFGWLVGEGTERDPLFWGYVVGSVVMMFGGMVALVYGVDAEGKGLEDIAEPLTKANRDQGVGEEAAETI, from the coding sequence ATGACCGCAGGAACCAGTGCCGTCAGGAGCACCGCCGCGGTGAGCAGCCTCGTCCCCGCCCGGATGGACCGGCTGCCCTGGGCGCGCTTCCACTGGATGGTGGTGGTCGGGCTGGGCGTCAGCTGGATTCTCGACGGCATCGAAATCCAGCTGATCTCCGCCTCCGGCTACAAGGAAACCTTGGGCATGTCGAGTGCCGAGGTCGGGTTCGCCGGCACCGTCTACCTGATGGGGCAGGTGGTGGGCGCGCTGGTTTTCGGGCGGCTGACCGACCGCTGGGGGCGCAAGAAGCTGTTCATCACCACGCTGGCGCTCTACCTGATCGCGTCGGGCATCGCCGGTTTCGCCTGGACGCCCTGGTTCCTCTATGTCTGGCGCTTCATCGCCGGGATGGGCATCGGCGGTGAATATGCCGCCGTCAACTCCGCCATCGACGAACTGATCCCCGCGCGTTTCCGCGGCCGGGTCGACATCGCCATCAACGGCACCTATTGGGGCGGCGCGATGATCGGCGCGGTCGGCAGCGTCTTCCTGCTCGACCATTCACTGGTGCCGGAAAATCTCGGCTGGCGCATCGCCTTCTTCATCGGCCCGCTGTTGGGACTGATCATCATCTATTTGCGCCGGCACATCCCGGAAAGCCCGCGCTGGATGGTCACCCACGGGATGGAGGACGAGGCCGAGCGCATCGTCGACGACATCGAGGCCAGCGTGCGCGCGCAGGGCAAGGCGCTGGCCCCGGTCGATCCCAAACGTGCCATGCACATCATTCCGGAAGATCATGTGTCCTGGGCACAGCTGGTCGACGTGTTCTTCCGGCAATACCCGTCGCGCACCTTCCTGGGCGTGACGATGATGGTGACGCAGTCCTTCCTCTACAACGCGATCTTCTTCACCTATGCCCTGGTTCTGCAGAATTTCTACCATCTCGATCCGTCGCAGACGGCGCTCTATTTCTTCCCCTTCGCCGCCGGCAACCTGATCGGGCCGCTGCTGCTGGGGCCGCTGTTCGACACGGTGGGGCGGCGGCGGATGATCTTCGGCACCTATCTGCTGGCGGGCGTGGTGCTGCTGGTCTCGGCCTTCCTGTTCCGCCAGGGGGTGCTGACGGCGAACACGCACACGATCTTCTGGTGCGTCTCCTTCTTCTTCGCCTCGGCCGGCGCCTCGTCCGCCTATCTGACGGTCAGCGAGATCTTCCCGCTGGAGGTCCGGGCGCAGGCGATCTCCTATTTCTTCGCCATCGCCCAGGTGGTGGGCTCCACCGGCCCGCTGCTGTTCGGCTGGCTGGTGGGGGAGGGGACGGAGCGCGACCCGCTGTTCTGGGGCTATGTGGTGGGATCGGTGGTGATGATGTTCGGCGGAATGGTCGCCCTGGTCTATGGCGTCGACGCCGAAGGCAAGGGGCTGGAGGACATCGCCGAACCGCTGACCAAGGCCAACCGCGACCAGGGCGTGGGAGAGGAGGCGGCGGAGACGATCTGA
- a CDS encoding TetR/AcrR family transcriptional regulator — protein MTSNHKARIDTGQETPANVTAVCGPSTCGPRGMARRQAILTAARRLFIEKGFEKTTLSDIIAVAGGSRATLYEHFGDKEGLFRAIMEEDNAMFLSGLATAQADEHVTPEAGLTAFALHLVKALLNEETTATLRVLIAEGDRVPDIAEAFFRIGPENAIRRLADYLRRLSDSGALRIDDPAAAAQAFLGMVTGNLVIRRLILPQSAPAIPDLDRYVRQAVRLFLNGARVPQTKTD, from the coding sequence ATGACCAGCAACCACAAGGCGCGGATCGATACCGGGCAGGAAACACCCGCCAATGTCACGGCCGTCTGCGGCCCGTCCACCTGCGGCCCGCGCGGCATGGCGCGCCGGCAGGCGATCCTGACGGCGGCCCGCCGGCTGTTCATCGAGAAGGGGTTCGAGAAGACGACGCTGAGCGACATCATCGCCGTCGCCGGCGGGTCCCGTGCCACGCTGTACGAGCATTTTGGCGACAAGGAGGGCCTGTTCCGCGCCATCATGGAAGAGGACAACGCTATGTTCCTCTCCGGTCTCGCCACCGCCCAGGCGGACGAGCATGTGACGCCGGAAGCCGGGTTGACCGCCTTCGCCCTGCATCTGGTCAAGGCCCTGCTGAACGAGGAGACGACCGCCACCCTCCGCGTCCTGATCGCGGAGGGCGACCGCGTGCCCGACATCGCCGAGGCCTTCTTCCGCATCGGGCCGGAGAACGCCATCCGACGGCTGGCGGACTATCTGCGGCGGCTGTCGGACAGCGGCGCCTTGCGGATCGACGATCCGGCCGCCGCGGCGCAGGCCTTCCTCGGCATGGTCACCGGCAATCTGGTGATCCGCCGCCTGATCCTGCCGCAGAGCGCTCCGGCCATCCCCGACCTCGATCGCTATGTCCGGCAGGCGGTGCGGCTGTTCCTGAACGGGGCTCGCGTGCCGCAAACCAAGACGGATTGA
- a CDS encoding efflux RND transporter periplasmic adaptor subunit: MSRSNPFMTLAAAACLIVLLAGCNQQKQAGGQPQGGGPPEVSVLTIEPQRLTVTTELPGRTAAYRIAEIRPQVSGIVLKRLFREGSDVKAGDQLYQIDPATYEASLASAQADVQKAEANLQAARNKASRYGDLVKNSVVSKQDFDDVQASLKQNEAQVAAAKAAYNLASINLNYTKVFAPISGRIGKSAVTEGALVTANQATALATIQQFDPIYVDVTQTASQLMKLREDMATGRIRPAEPGKIPVTLFLNSNASGDDTAYPAKGELQFSDVTVDAGTSSVQLRAVFPNPNKDLLPGLFVRARVEQGVAENAITVPQAAVARGPDGSARVWVVGADNKVNPRTIKTERAVGNVWLVSDGLVVGERVVVEGLQKVKPGAEVKPVPAQNALASLPEKAASAR, encoded by the coding sequence ATGTCCAGATCCAATCCATTCATGACGCTGGCCGCGGCGGCCTGCCTGATCGTGCTGCTCGCCGGCTGCAACCAGCAGAAGCAGGCGGGCGGACAGCCCCAGGGCGGCGGCCCGCCGGAGGTGTCGGTCCTCACCATCGAGCCTCAGCGCCTGACCGTGACCACCGAGCTTCCCGGCCGCACCGCCGCCTACCGGATCGCCGAAATCCGGCCGCAGGTCAGCGGCATCGTGCTGAAGCGCCTGTTCCGCGAGGGCAGCGACGTCAAGGCCGGCGACCAGCTCTATCAGATCGACCCCGCCACCTACGAGGCATCGCTGGCGAGCGCCCAGGCCGATGTCCAGAAGGCGGAGGCGAACCTGCAGGCCGCCCGCAACAAGGCGTCGCGCTACGGCGATCTGGTCAAGAACAGCGTGGTCAGCAAGCAGGACTTCGACGACGTCCAGGCGTCGCTGAAGCAGAACGAGGCGCAGGTCGCCGCCGCCAAGGCCGCCTACAACCTCGCCAGCATCAACCTGAACTACACCAAGGTGTTCGCCCCCATCTCCGGCCGCATCGGCAAGTCGGCGGTGACGGAAGGCGCGCTGGTCACCGCCAACCAGGCGACGGCCTTGGCCACCATCCAGCAGTTCGACCCGATCTATGTCGACGTGACGCAGACCGCCTCGCAGCTGATGAAGCTGCGCGAGGATATGGCGACCGGCCGCATCCGCCCGGCCGAGCCCGGCAAGATCCCGGTGACGCTGTTCCTGAACAGCAACGCCAGCGGCGACGACACCGCCTACCCGGCGAAGGGCGAGCTGCAATTCTCCGACGTGACGGTGGATGCCGGCACCAGTTCGGTCCAGCTGCGCGCGGTCTTTCCCAACCCGAACAAGGACCTGCTGCCCGGCCTGTTCGTCCGCGCCCGCGTCGAGCAGGGGGTGGCCGAGAACGCCATCACCGTGCCGCAGGCCGCGGTCGCCCGCGGGCCGGACGGCTCCGCCCGCGTCTGGGTGGTTGGGGCCGACAACAAGGTGAACCCGCGCACCATCAAGACCGAACGCGCGGTCGGCAATGTCTGGCTGGTGTCGGACGGCCTGGTCGTCGGCGAGCGCGTGGTGGTCGAGGGCCTGCAGAAGGTCAAGCCGGGTGCCGAGGTGAAGCCGGTGCCGGCCCAGAACGCCCTTGCATCGCTGCCGGAAAAGGCCGCCTCGGCCCGCTGA